In one Butyrivibrio proteoclasticus B316 genomic region, the following are encoded:
- a CDS encoding Yip1 family protein: protein MIANTKQLDNPKDKYFDSLKFAFYCITHPLDGFWDLTHEKRGTYAAANTILFLTLLIRVLKLRFTSFLFIQVYWEDLNIFLYLASILFPLALWVVGNWGLTTLFDGKGRLGQVYMATCYALTPYPLIQFPLMIFSNFVTVDEAEFYSVVSALSLVWAALLVIAAMGQIHEYSAGKNLLFTVATLFAMLVMIFILMIFFSMISQGVAYFISLAKELMFRM, encoded by the coding sequence ATGATAGCAAATACAAAACAATTAGATAATCCTAAAGATAAATATTTTGACTCCCTGAAATTTGCGTTCTATTGCATTACGCATCCACTAGATGGTTTCTGGGATCTGACTCACGAAAAGAGAGGAACTTATGCAGCTGCCAACACGATTCTTTTCCTTACACTTTTGATCCGTGTTCTCAAGCTGAGATTTACTAGTTTCCTTTTCATTCAGGTTTACTGGGAAGATTTGAATATTTTCCTCTACCTTGCAAGTATCCTCTTCCCATTGGCTCTTTGGGTTGTAGGTAACTGGGGACTTACCACTTTGTTTGATGGTAAAGGAAGGCTCGGACAGGTTTACATGGCTACATGCTATGCACTTACTCCTTATCCGCTCATCCAGTTCCCACTTATGATTTTCAGTAACTTTGTAACAGTAGACGAAGCCGAATTTTACAGCGTAGTAAGTGCTTTATCACTTGTCTGGGCAGCTCTTTTGGTAATAGCAGCCATGGGACAGATTCATGAGTACTCAGCCGGCAAGAACCTTTTGTTTACTGTAGCTACACTGTTTGCAATGCTAGTCATGATCTTTATTCTGATGATCTTCTTTAGCATGATTTCACAGGGAGTTGCGTATTTCATTTCCCTGGCAAAAGAATTGATGTTCCGAATGTAG